Proteins encoded in a region of the Hippocampus zosterae strain Florida chromosome 11, ASM2543408v3, whole genome shotgun sequence genome:
- the hmx2 gene encoding homeobox protein HMX2 encodes MSSAEDSGSKGSTGPISSFTIRSILGTPPSEAPPTPTPAPHPHPPPPSLLLPPPRSGSKELAKGLVATRRRTLSVSSEEECSGGEDAADCFCSEPARRQACGPHRQHNAFSCLGPAKGLLSANEGLARRPPLLHDYNKEEDQDRALLSPLSEERQSDAADKHPQGSSAKKKTRTVFSRSQVYQLESTFDMKRYLSSSERACLASSLQLTETQVKTWFQNRRNKWKRQLSAELEAANMAHASAQTLVGMPLVFRENSLLRVPVPRSIAFPTPLYYPGSNLPALPLYNLYNKVDY; translated from the exons ATGAGTAGCGCAGAAGACAGCGGGAGCAAGGGCTCGACGGGGCCCATTTCCAGCTTCACCATCCGATCCATCCTGGGCACGCCGCCGTCCGAGgcgcccccaaccccaaccccggcCCCGCACCCTCACCCGCCGCCACCTTCGCTGCTGCTACCGCCGCCGCGCTCCGGTAGCAAAGAACTCGCCAAGGGACTAGTGGCGACGCGGAGGAGGACGCTGTCCGTGTCCTCCGAGGAGGAGTGCAGCGGCGGCGAAGACGCGGCGGACTGCTTCTGCTCCGAGCCGGCCCGCCGACAAGCGTGCGGACCGCACCGGCAGCACAACGCCTTCTCGTGCTTAG gtCCCGCCAAAGGGCTCCTGTCCGCCAACGAGGGTCTGGCGAGGCGGCCGCCCCTCCTGCACGACtacaacaaagaggaggatcaggATCGAGCCCTGCTGTCCCCCTTGTCAGAGGAGCGGCAGTCGGACGCTGCCGACAAGCACCCGCAGGGCTCCTCGGCCAAGAAGAAGACGCGCACCGTGTTCTCTCGCAGCCAGGTCTACCAGCTGGAGTCCACGTTCGACATGAAGCGCTACCTGAGCAGCTCGGAACGCGCCTGCCTGGCGTCCAGCCTGCAGCTGACCGAAACGCAGGTCAAGACGTGGTTTCAGAACCGCAGGAACAAATGGAAGCGGCAGCTCTCGGCTGAGCTGGAGGCGGCCAATATGGCGCACGCGTCGGCGCAGACTCTCGTGGGCATGCCGCTGGTTTTCCGGGAGAACTCCTTGCTGCGCGTCCCCGTGCCACGTTCCATCGCCTTCCCCACGCCGCTCTACTACCCCGGGAGCAACCTGCCCGCCCTGCCTTTATACAACCTGTACAATAAGGTTGACTACTGA